The following proteins are co-located in the Trichormus variabilis 0441 genome:
- a CDS encoding DUF928 domain-containing protein, giving the protein MIRQQLSHRQQKIFLCILTTVFYLSFLSPVFLQPAQAQNVFERIGRLFSNSRPEGNASGRSRGGATRSQCSQIDKNTLIALVPQSNEGLTTQDHPQFLFYLPFGGSSQSPPAKFRLLNEQKKSVLTKPLPFSLPETKGIVSITLPATEKPLLIGQRYHWYLNITCVNEQGLNTNISVDGWIKRVEAASQRVVPIKHIGYQSQYIPYAENNIWYETVSKIATNRATHQQEWSSLLALFELEEFATSPIYELKLQQPSTL; this is encoded by the coding sequence ATGATCCGTCAACAATTATCACATAGGCAACAAAAAATTTTTCTCTGCATCTTGACCACGGTCTTTTATTTGAGTTTTCTGTCCCCTGTTTTTCTTCAGCCAGCCCAAGCACAAAACGTATTTGAGCGTATTGGTCGGCTGTTTAGCAATTCCCGACCAGAGGGGAATGCTTCTGGACGTTCACGGGGAGGGGCGACGCGATCGCAATGCTCTCAAATAGATAAAAATACCCTGATCGCATTAGTTCCCCAGAGCAATGAAGGCTTGACTACTCAGGATCATCCTCAGTTCTTATTCTATTTACCTTTTGGTGGATCTTCCCAGTCTCCTCCAGCCAAATTTAGGTTATTAAATGAACAGAAAAAGTCTGTTTTGACCAAGCCTCTACCATTTTCTTTACCAGAAACAAAAGGTATCGTCAGTATTACTCTTCCTGCTACCGAAAAACCCCTATTGATTGGACAAAGATATCATTGGTACCTCAACATCACTTGTGTGAATGAGCAGGGACTTAACACAAATATTAGTGTAGATGGTTGGATTAAACGAGTTGAAGCGGCTTCTCAGAGGGTAGTGCCAATCAAGCACATAGGATATCAATCACAGTACATTCCTTATGCGGAAAATAATATTTGGTATGAAACTGTTAGTAAAATTGCTACAAATCGCGCTACTCATCAGCAAGAATGGTCTAGTTTATTAGCATTATTTGAACTTGAAGAATTTGCTACTTCTCCCATTTATGAACTCAAATTGCAACAGCCTTCAACACTATAA
- a CDS encoding GMC family oxidoreductase codes for MSLSQLVNVDSDTVSKTVYDAVIVGTGVAGAIVAKELSQQGKKVLIIEATVHKDLTLAGFQSYVDTFYKAVDKNPNSPYPANANVPSPTDYNDYFIEKGPMPLAGSYTRVLGGTTMHWEAKTPRMLPEDFKLSSTYGQGLDWPISYHDLEPYYRKAEHEMGVCGDVEEQKKLGLEFPQDYVFPMEKLPPSYLDQKVIEKVDGTKVELYGKTHTISFATFPQARNGVPNPKYDQGNLFVPDGVTTVHPVQYGERCQGNANCVPICPVQAKYDARRTLSKAFETGRVHVLYQAVAYKLEYDRQNGRITAIHYKNYKKPNSSDYTTGIAKGTVFVLATNAVENARLLLGSDLPNTSGLIGRYLMDHPFTLAWALMPEVTGTMRGPLVTSGIGTFRQGDFRKKQSAFAVDIHNDGWGWATGSPKSEVEDAIDNKNKYGQELRQTLISRISRQLLLAFMCELLPEYGNRVTIDPRHKDKLGNYRPVINFNLPDYSRRTLAYTRKVSRVIFERLGAEDYTHYDPQDPAYFEFEGEGYVYKGGNHFSGTHIMGTTPSNSVVDSYLRSWDHKNLFLVGAGSMPTIGSSNTTLTIAALSFRTAEHILQELNSYNLPAANLQAR; via the coding sequence ATGAGCCTCAGTCAATTGGTCAATGTTGATTCTGACACAGTATCTAAAACCGTTTATGATGCTGTCATAGTTGGAACAGGGGTAGCTGGAGCCATTGTTGCCAAAGAATTGAGTCAACAGGGCAAGAAGGTTTTAATCATTGAAGCTACAGTACACAAAGATTTAACTCTTGCAGGCTTTCAAAGTTATGTTGATACCTTCTACAAAGCGGTGGATAAAAATCCTAACTCTCCCTATCCCGCTAACGCTAATGTTCCCAGCCCCACTGATTACAACGACTATTTTATAGAGAAGGGACCCATGCCTCTTGCGGGTTCCTACACCAGGGTTCTGGGCGGAACAACCATGCACTGGGAAGCAAAAACCCCACGGATGTTACCGGAAGATTTCAAGTTATCCAGTACCTACGGACAAGGTCTTGATTGGCCGATTAGCTATCACGACCTTGAGCCGTATTACCGCAAAGCCGAGCATGAAATGGGCGTTTGTGGAGACGTAGAAGAGCAGAAAAAACTAGGCCTTGAATTTCCCCAAGACTATGTTTTTCCCATGGAAAAGCTCCCCCCCTCTTACTTGGATCAAAAAGTCATTGAGAAAGTCGATGGCACCAAGGTTGAACTCTATGGCAAGACTCACACAATCAGCTTTGCTACATTTCCTCAAGCTCGTAATGGAGTACCTAACCCTAAATATGATCAAGGTAACCTCTTTGTTCCCGATGGAGTTACTACTGTCCATCCTGTTCAATATGGTGAACGTTGCCAAGGAAATGCTAACTGTGTTCCTATCTGTCCAGTTCAGGCAAAATATGATGCTCGCAGAACTTTAAGTAAAGCCTTTGAAACAGGTAGAGTTCATGTACTCTACCAAGCAGTGGCTTATAAGCTGGAATACGATCGCCAAAATGGTCGCATCACTGCCATTCACTACAAAAACTATAAAAAACCCAACTCTAGCGATTACACCACAGGAATCGCTAAGGGAACCGTATTTGTCCTAGCGACTAATGCAGTCGAAAACGCTCGGCTATTGCTCGGCTCTGACTTGCCTAACACCAGTGGATTGATAGGACGCTATTTAATGGATCACCCCTTCACCTTAGCTTGGGCTTTGATGCCTGAAGTCACTGGTACTATGCGGGGGCCTCTTGTAACATCAGGAATTGGCACATTCCGTCAAGGTGATTTTCGTAAGAAACAATCCGCCTTTGCCGTAGACATTCACAACGATGGTTGGGGATGGGCTACCGGATCACCTAAGAGTGAAGTAGAAGACGCGATCGATAACAAAAACAAATATGGACAAGAACTGCGTCAGACATTGATTAGTCGAATTTCCCGACAACTGTTGTTGGCTTTCATGTGTGAATTACTCCCTGAGTACGGTAACCGAGTCACTATCGATCCCAGACACAAAGATAAACTGGGTAATTATCGTCCCGTCATTAATTTCAACCTACCCGACTACAGTCGTAGAACCCTTGCTTACACCAGAAAAGTCTCCCGCGTCATCTTCGAGCGTTTAGGTGCAGAAGACTATACTCACTACGATCCTCAAGACCCTGCCTATTTTGAGTTTGAGGGTGAAGGCTACGTATACAAAGGTGGAAACCACTTTTCGGGAACTCATATTATGGGAACAACGCCCTCGAATTCAGTTGTTGATAGTTATCTGCGTTCTTGGGATCATAAAAATCTTTTCCTCGTCGGCGCAGGAAGTATGCCCACCATTGGTAGTTCCAATACAACCTTAACCATTGCCGCATTGAGTTTTAGAACTGCCGAGCATATCCTGCAAGAATTAAATTCTTATAATTTGCCAGCTGCTAATTTGCAAGCTCGCTAA